The Fulvivirga ligni genome window below encodes:
- a CDS encoding NAD(P)/FAD-dependent oxidoreductase — protein sequence MNQNNHFDVIIIGAGPAGTAAAIELGKANAKVAVIDKAVFPRDKTCGDALSVDVINQLEKLSPELAQDFQSLSDKTASYGVKIVAPNQKEVEIPFLYQGEEKCGYICPRLSFDHLLFKHMKSYSSVEVFEGQKVSSIIRTKDVVSVITEGQTFSAPLIIGADGAQSVVAKQLAEQRLDKKHHSGGLRVYYEQIEGFTSDNKIELHFFKNILPGYLWIFPLPNGKANVGLGMLSSVISSKKINLKEVLKELLSNHPSLKERFSTSKPLESIKGFGLPLGSKKRSVSGDNYLLTGDAAGLIDPFSGEGIGNALRSGRFAADHALLCLKTNDFSKEFNVQYDNYLFGKIWNELQISHTLQRLCKYPRVFNFVVNKARKSPHVHNFLVDSLANVSVKKHLSNPVFYFKLLFR from the coding sequence TTGAACCAAAACAACCACTTTGATGTCATTATAATTGGTGCCGGACCTGCAGGCACAGCAGCGGCCATTGAACTTGGGAAAGCCAATGCAAAGGTGGCGGTAATTGATAAGGCCGTTTTTCCCAGAGATAAAACCTGTGGAGATGCATTAAGTGTAGACGTTATCAATCAGCTAGAAAAACTCTCCCCCGAGCTGGCACAAGATTTCCAATCACTCAGCGACAAAACGGCATCTTACGGAGTAAAGATTGTAGCTCCAAATCAAAAAGAGGTAGAGATACCGTTTCTTTATCAGGGAGAGGAAAAATGCGGCTATATATGTCCACGGCTTAGCTTTGACCACCTGCTTTTCAAGCATATGAAATCTTACTCGTCGGTGGAAGTTTTTGAAGGTCAGAAGGTTAGTTCAATTATTAGGACTAAAGATGTGGTCTCTGTGATTACAGAGGGTCAAACTTTCTCTGCGCCACTGATAATAGGTGCGGATGGAGCACAAAGTGTCGTAGCCAAACAGTTGGCGGAACAACGCCTGGACAAGAAGCACCATAGTGGTGGATTAAGAGTTTACTACGAGCAGATTGAGGGCTTTACCTCTGACAATAAAATTGAACTACATTTCTTTAAGAATATTCTACCCGGCTATTTATGGATATTTCCATTACCTAATGGAAAAGCCAACGTAGGTTTGGGTATGCTCTCATCCGTAATCTCATCTAAAAAGATTAACCTTAAGGAGGTACTAAAGGAGCTCCTGAGCAACCACCCTTCATTAAAGGAGCGCTTTTCAACTTCAAAACCTTTGGAAAGTATTAAAGGTTTTGGGCTGCCTCTAGGCTCCAAAAAACGATCAGTTTCTGGAGATAATTACCTACTGACTGGTGATGCCGCCGGCCTGATAGATCCCTTCAGTGGTGAAGGCATTGGGAATGCTTTAAGAAGCGGGCGTTTTGCAGCGGATCACGCTCTCCTATGCCTCAAGACTAATGACTTCTCAAAGGAATTTAACGTGCAATACGATAATTATTTGTTTGGGAAAATCTGGAATGAGCTACAAATAAGTCATACTTTACAACGGTTGTGTAAATATCCCAGGGTATTTAATTTTGTAGTAAACAAGGCCAGAAAAAGTCCTCATGTACATAATTTTCTGGTAGACTCTTTGGCCAATGTAAGCGTAAAAAAACACCTTTCAAATCCAGTGTTTTATTTCAAATTACTGTTTAGGTAG
- a CDS encoding tetratricopeptide repeat protein, whose product MSKYILLLTFLAFAHVKAHSQTKTDLLLIAESSWEKGDTTQALKQFHDILRVYPQSFTAAKRLAEIYLIKNEYGPAVQYCNIALDVTDNYQAQADEALKTLTDSAAIAIEKDKIAHYIDDRASIHHLKGNIRLKQMRTQDAIKEYKASLELVNSTEASIDLALVYLEIGFSRDAIGILQQVINKEPDHARGYFNLANVYNKLQMPDSAFIYYDKAIERDPDLKWPYLYQGRLLTKNEKFEKAVESYDHFIALDSTNEEVYFRRAVLKSELRNWSSAVQDWQKVLSLNPNNADAWRNQGLSYFQMANYDSAIMSFDQALKFNPEESYTYINRGYSYYLKGEPKKALEDLDYGLKGLKNYYLGYYFRALTLHQLGKKKDACEDIQKALSLGMKQSAIEEKVFKKCF is encoded by the coding sequence ATGTCTAAATACATTTTACTTCTTACTTTTCTGGCTTTTGCTCATGTAAAGGCCCACTCCCAAACCAAAACTGATCTACTGCTGATAGCAGAGTCTTCTTGGGAAAAAGGAGATACCACTCAGGCTCTCAAGCAGTTTCATGATATTCTGAGGGTGTATCCTCAAAGTTTTACTGCTGCCAAAAGGCTAGCTGAAATCTATCTGATTAAAAATGAATATGGGCCGGCGGTTCAGTATTGTAATATTGCCCTTGATGTAACAGACAATTATCAAGCGCAGGCAGACGAGGCTTTAAAAACATTAACCGACTCGGCAGCCATAGCCATAGAGAAGGATAAGATTGCACATTATATTGACGATAGAGCCAGCATTCATCACCTAAAAGGTAATATCCGCCTGAAACAGATGAGAACACAGGATGCCATCAAGGAATATAAGGCTTCTCTGGAGCTGGTGAACAGTACGGAGGCCTCCATTGACCTGGCCCTGGTATACCTTGAAATTGGCTTCAGCAGAGATGCTATCGGAATTTTACAACAGGTAATCAATAAAGAACCAGACCATGCCAGAGGCTACTTTAACCTGGCCAATGTGTACAATAAACTCCAAATGCCAGACAGTGCATTCATATATTATGACAAGGCCATTGAGCGTGATCCTGATTTAAAGTGGCCTTATTTGTATCAAGGTCGTCTGCTTACCAAGAATGAGAAATTTGAAAAAGCCGTAGAAAGTTATGACCACTTCATCGCCCTTGACAGTACCAACGAAGAGGTGTATTTCAGACGTGCTGTTCTAAAGAGTGAGTTGAGAAATTGGTCCAGCGCTGTACAGGACTGGCAAAAAGTACTCTCTTTAAACCCTAACAATGCCGATGCCTGGAGAAATCAGGGGCTTAGCTACTTTCAGATGGCCAATTATGACTCTGCCATTATGAGCTTCGATCAGGCCTTGAAATTCAATCCAGAAGAAAGTTATACCTACATTAATCGTGGCTACAGCTATTACCTTAAAGGCGAACCAAAGAAGGCTTTGGAAGATCTAGATTATGGATTGAAGGGTTTGAAAAACTACTATCTGGGGTATTATTTCAGGGCACTTACCTTACACCAACTAGGCAAAAAGAAAGATGCTTGTGAAGATATTCAAAAGGCACTCTCTCTTGGCATGAAGCAGTCAGCCATAGAAGAGAAAGTGTTTAAAAAATGCTTTTAA
- a CDS encoding PAS domain S-box protein yields MENTNAYVQDHKLSDVLMNAPTYDAVLVGDSYVLEFANYSFRKLLKSGEELIAKPFESITFQWPLDIVSVLKKVAFYDEAIEEEIVFNSKIKGKALCIKFIFHPYKNDLGKTIGVVMHGVDFTDEHHKRKELEANAQRLDHLLTNLPGGVYRFNVNDPWNFVFMSIGVAEISGYDLDELEADFVWKNIIHPDDQMALNDALEEISSGQSSNYTLNYRIKTKEGNYTWLSDRGQSISDKKGNTFIEGFIADITDRKLSEEIEKKNQFLFQTYAEAMPQMAFVADAVGDIIYYNQRWYDYVKNTENTEGWGWKDKPIHHPDDLERTVETWQRALSSGESYEIEYRLRRYDGAYRWHLGRAEPVRNEEGKIEMWLGTNTDIHNQKLIEEELRVINHRFDLISKATKDVIWDWDLQNDRLWWNDAMTDVFGYEYNDTISELSWWEQRVHPDDFPRISFTFKELLEAKATSWMMEYRFKRSDGSYAEILDRAYIQYNSEGRALRIIGSMIDITSSKEIEKALRDSEEHFRTLADNISQLAWITDESGDITWYNRRWYDYTGTTLEQVKGWGWKRCHHPEHVDRVANKISESFAKGVVWEDTFPLKGRDGSYRWFLSRAVPIRDEEGKVKHWFGTNTDITDLRDAEEALRKSEEYNRLLLESSPDCIKALDFDGTLQSINKQGLKMLELDSFDIIKGKNWIHFWDGEDRKKVQEAVDGAIKGNISHFQGFKATVKGTPKWWDILIAPVYDGKGKVEALTAVSRDITKLKQLEQQKDEFISVASHELKTPVTSIKGSIEIIETLLEDKAYDMIGRFVGKASTHVDKLLGLINDLLDVSRIQSGKLEYHFSEFTVAEIVEDCVEQMIHQSKGHQVIIKGDFNQVIIGDKVRLEQVVCNLLTNAIKYSPNKKEVIVEAKDLADAVEISVIDHGIGIPAEQMEHIFDRFFRVEQAYHDFQGVGLGLYISSEIIARHQSQLQVESKEGEGSRFYFKLAKA; encoded by the coding sequence AGAAAGCTATTAAAGAGCGGGGAAGAGCTTATAGCAAAGCCTTTCGAGAGCATTACATTTCAATGGCCATTAGATATAGTTTCCGTATTAAAAAAAGTAGCCTTTTATGATGAGGCTATAGAAGAGGAAATTGTATTTAATTCCAAAATAAAGGGAAAGGCCCTTTGTATTAAATTCATTTTTCATCCTTATAAAAATGATTTAGGTAAAACCATTGGAGTAGTTATGCATGGGGTGGATTTCACCGATGAACATCATAAGCGTAAGGAACTGGAAGCCAATGCCCAACGATTAGATCATCTCCTTACCAACCTACCAGGAGGCGTTTATCGATTTAATGTAAATGATCCATGGAACTTTGTCTTCATGAGTATAGGCGTGGCTGAAATAAGTGGTTACGACCTGGATGAACTTGAGGCAGATTTTGTATGGAAAAACATCATCCATCCAGATGATCAAATGGCCTTGAATGATGCGCTCGAGGAGATCAGTAGTGGTCAATCATCTAACTACACTTTAAATTATCGAATAAAGACCAAGGAGGGAAACTATACCTGGCTTTCAGATAGAGGACAAAGCATTTCCGATAAAAAAGGGAATACTTTTATAGAGGGGTTCATTGCAGATATTACTGATAGAAAGCTCAGTGAAGAAATTGAGAAGAAAAATCAGTTTCTATTCCAAACTTATGCCGAAGCTATGCCTCAAATGGCTTTTGTGGCCGATGCTGTAGGGGATATCATATACTATAATCAGCGCTGGTATGACTATGTGAAGAATACAGAGAATACTGAAGGCTGGGGCTGGAAAGATAAGCCGATTCATCACCCTGATGATTTGGAAAGAACTGTAGAAACCTGGCAGCGAGCACTAAGCAGTGGCGAAAGCTATGAGATAGAATACAGGCTGAGAAGATATGATGGTGCTTACCGATGGCACCTGGGCCGTGCGGAGCCTGTAAGAAATGAGGAAGGCAAGATTGAGATGTGGTTGGGAACCAATACTGATATCCATAATCAAAAATTGATTGAAGAAGAACTCAGGGTTATCAACCATCGGTTTGATCTCATATCTAAAGCTACTAAAGATGTAATTTGGGATTGGGACCTACAAAACGATAGGCTTTGGTGGAATGATGCCATGACCGATGTTTTTGGTTATGAATATAATGATACCATTAGTGAATTAAGCTGGTGGGAACAGCGAGTTCATCCGGATGACTTTCCTAGAATTTCTTTCACTTTCAAAGAATTATTAGAAGCAAAAGCCACTTCTTGGATGATGGAGTATAGATTCAAAAGATCTGATGGTAGCTATGCAGAAATTTTGGATCGTGCCTATATTCAGTATAATTCGGAAGGGAGAGCCTTGAGGATAATAGGTTCTATGATTGATATTACGAGTAGTAAAGAGATCGAAAAAGCCCTTAGAGATAGTGAAGAACACTTTAGAACCTTAGCCGATAATATATCTCAGCTGGCTTGGATAACAGATGAATCAGGTGACATTACCTGGTATAACCGTAGATGGTATGATTACACAGGTACAACCCTGGAGCAGGTAAAAGGTTGGGGATGGAAAAGGTGCCACCATCCTGAACATGTGGATAGAGTGGCCAATAAAATCAGTGAATCTTTTGCCAAAGGCGTGGTTTGGGAAGACACTTTCCCTCTTAAAGGAAGAGATGGTAGTTACCGGTGGTTTCTATCCAGAGCAGTGCCGATAAGGGATGAGGAAGGGAAGGTAAAACATTGGTTTGGTACCAATACAGATATCACTGATCTGAGAGATGCAGAAGAAGCCCTTAGGAAAAGTGAGGAGTACAACCGGTTGTTATTAGAAAGTAGTCCTGATTGTATAAAGGCTTTGGATTTCGATGGAACTTTGCAAAGCATTAATAAGCAAGGGCTTAAAATGCTGGAGTTAGACAGTTTCGATATCATAAAAGGTAAAAACTGGATTCACTTCTGGGATGGAGAGGACAGGAAGAAGGTTCAAGAAGCAGTGGATGGCGCTATAAAAGGAAATATTAGCCATTTTCAAGGCTTTAAAGCCACTGTAAAAGGAACACCAAAATGGTGGGATATCCTCATTGCTCCAGTTTATGATGGAAAGGGTAAAGTGGAAGCTTTAACGGCTGTATCCAGAGATATTACCAAATTAAAGCAGCTGGAACAGCAAAAAGATGAGTTCATAAGCGTAGCATCTCATGAACTGAAAACTCCGGTGACCAGCATTAAGGGATCCATAGAAATCATAGAAACATTGCTTGAAGATAAAGCCTACGATATGATAGGTAGGTTTGTTGGTAAGGCTTCTACTCATGTTGATAAGCTTTTGGGCTTAATTAATGATCTGCTAGATGTCTCTCGAATACAATCAGGTAAGTTAGAATATCATTTTTCTGAATTTACAGTGGCAGAAATTGTAGAAGATTGTGTGGAACAGATGATTCACCAAAGCAAGGGCCATCAAGTAATTATTAAGGGAGATTTTAATCAGGTAATTATAGGTGATAAGGTAAGGCTTGAGCAGGTAGTTTGTAATTTGCTGACTAACGCCATTAAATATTCACCTAATAAAAAAGAGGTGATTGTAGAAGCTAAAGATTTGGCTGATGCCGTGGAGATTTCAGTCATTGATCATGGCATAGGCATACCTGCAGAGCAAATGGAGCATATATTCGATCGTTTCTTCAGAGTAGAACAAGCATATCACGATTTCCAGGGTGTGGGTCTTGGATTATACATTAGTTCTGAGATTATAGCCAGACACCAAAGTCAGCTTCAGGTAGAAAGTAAAGAAGGAGAAGGGTCTAGATTCTACTTTAAATTAGCCAAAGCGTAA
- a CDS encoding response regulator encodes MATKILVYDDDDDILEICKYILERNGYEVHTRQSCGEVIADLTVVRPDAVIMDNWIPTIGGVKATQLIKKDAEFSKTPVLLFTASKDARALAEEGGADAFIEKPFSLKDMEESVQSLLSSAT; translated from the coding sequence ATGGCTACGAAAATTTTGGTCTACGATGACGATGATGACATCCTTGAGATATGTAAATATATCCTGGAGAGAAACGGGTATGAGGTGCATACACGTCAGTCATGCGGGGAGGTAATAGCTGATCTAACAGTGGTGAGACCTGATGCAGTTATTATGGATAACTGGATTCCTACAATAGGTGGAGTAAAGGCCACGCAGCTGATAAAAAAGGATGCTGAATTTTCTAAAACGCCCGTATTGCTTTTCACCGCCAGCAAAGATGCGAGGGCATTAGCAGAAGAAGGCGGTGCAGATGCATTTATAGAAAAGCCTTTCAGCTTAAAGGACATGGAGGAGTCTGTTCAGTCCCTGTTATCTTCCGCTACCTAA